The following is a genomic window from Bacteroidia bacterium.
GGGAGACCGCAGTTGCTGCGGCTTGCGATATCGGCGTGGAGGGTTTTACCCATGGTGTGGCGGCCAAGCTCATCAATTGTTACCTGAATACCCGTTTCGTCTGTGGTGGCCATCACGAACACAAGCGCGTAATGTGTCTGCATCCACCAATTGATGATCTGGTACTAAAAGCATTAGCTGACAAGGATTTTGGCGGTCAGGCAAAGCAGTGGCGTATCTTACGCAGTAAGCGTTGGTCAAAGTTTGACTCCGACACATACCAGGATGTGATTGATCTGCTGCGGCACTCATTGCCCGCCGGTGAGCCACTTTGGAAAATCGAAGAATATTGGCAGGGCCATCAATGAGAGATTTTGGAACCGCATTGTTGGTGAAGTGGCGGGGGGAGACACATACCGACAAACGGGGGATGATGCAGGAATTTCTCGCCGGAAGGACGAGGTCTGTCGCCAGAAAAAGGATATTAAAATAAATATTAACAGGAAAGTAGAGGAATACTTCAATGTCAAAATATGCAACCATCAAATGCTGGAGCCTTACGGATGCCGTTACCGATCCAAAGATTATTACTGTGAAGGAACCATCACTCCTGCTCATAAAAAAGAGCATCCTGAAACTTGGATATCGCGCATTCGCGATAAACGAAAGGGAAGCCATTGAGAAACAGGCTTGGTACCCTGATTTTTTATTGGGTAATGAAGTCAGATTCTACATCGATGGCAGCGGTGTGTATCGGTTGGTCAACTGCGATCTGACGGAAAGCGAATTATACTTCGAACGACTAAACATCCCTATCGGTCACAAGCCTTGGGTGTTCTACAGTTGGCAATCAGATTACAACTCATCGAGGTCAGCAATTGACGAAGCCATTAAAGAGGCCATTAATGAAATCAATAAAACATTAAACCCTCGTCAGGAACTTGAGATAGTTTCTGCCACTCGACCAGAAGACGGCGCGAAGGACATCGTGGACGCCATTCAAGATAATCTGAATAAGTGTATGCTTGCCGTCTTTGACATTACCAACATCGCACAGGTGGTACGTAAACCGGAGGTGAAGGGAGATGCTGATAAGCCAAAGGATGAAGCCAAATGCTACCCGAACCCGAATGTGGTCTTTGAACTGAGTTACGCCTTAGCCCACAAAAATCCTGCCCAGATCGTCCTGGTGAAGAAGGGACGCAAGAAAGAGCTTAAAGACGACCGAGTGCCGTTCGATTTCGAGCACAACCGCCGACTTGATTATGAGAAGCCGGCGGATCTGAAGCAAAAATTGAAAGGAATCATAGTTCAGTATTTTCGCAGCGTGAACTACATCGCAGCCGAATGAGCGATTGAGACGTTGAGGTCAATGCCGAATCGGCACCCTCACCACCGTGGCCACCCAATATACTGGTGATACCATGCCTGGAATCCTCAGCTCCGAACGCAAGCCACAAAACCACGCCAACTCCCTGGTACTTACGGATATGCACACGGAGCTGGCGGGATTGGACCAACAGCGGAATACGATACGTGCTCTCAAGCAAGTCATGATGCACGAATCACTCACAGTAAGGATACATCACGCATGAAGATTTCTACAATACTCGACCACATTGATAATGGACACATGGCTTTGCCAGAGTTTCAGCGCGGGTACGTCTGGAACCGGGATCAGGTGAGAAGCCTGTTCGACTCACTCTATCGCCGCCATCCCGTGGGTGGATTGCTCGTGTGGGCAACAGAATCCATGACTGCCACGCATCGCGGCGATGGACCCTTGGCTCCCGGTGTTGTGAAGTTGCTGCTTGACGGCCAACAAAGGATGACCTCGCTATATGGCGTCGTCAGAGGGACGGCACCGAAATTTTTTGATGGCAACTCGCAGGCGTTCACCGGGCTCCGATTCCATCTTGAAACGGAAACGTTCGCTTTTTATCAACCCGTGAAAATGCAGGACGATCCTCTTTGGATCGATGTCACACATCTGATGAAAAAAGGGATGATCGGACTTGGGGAGTATGTAACGCGCCTCAATATGCTGCCGGACCTTTCTCCAAAGGTGGGTGGTTACGTAGCACGACTCAGCCGTTTGCTCGGGGTGACCGACATCGAGCTGCATGTTGAAGAAGTGACCGGAGCTGATAAAACATTGGATGTGGTGGTTGATATTTTTAACCGGGTAAACAGCGGCGGAACCAAGCTCTCCAAGGGTGATCTTGCGTTGGCGAAAATTTGCGCTGATTGGCCGGAGGCGCGCGATACCATGAAGGTTAAACTCAAAGAGTGGGCCCAGGTCGATTACCATTTCAATCTTGACTGGCTCTTGCGTTCGGTGAATACGGTGCTGACTGGTGAGGCAAAGTTCCAGTATCTGCACGGCAGGAGCGCTCATGAGATTCAGGATGGTCTAAAACGAGCAATCAAGCATATCGACACGAATTTGAACCTGATCGGTGGACGGTTGGGACTTGATCATGATCAGGTGTTTTTTGGGCGCTTCGGTGTGCCGGTTATGGTCCGCTACCTCGACAAACGAAACGGACCAATGGGCGAGAATGAGCGGGACAAGCTGTTGTTCTGGTTCGTGCAGGCGGGTATGTGGGGTCGTTTCTCGGGTTCCACCGAGTCGTTTATTGATCAGGATCTTGCGACGCTTGAAGGTCCAGATGGCGGGTTGGACAAGTTGCTGGATCAGCTTAGACTTTGGCACGGTGGACTGAGGGTGGAACCTGGGCATTTCACCGGTTGGAGCCTCGGCGCGCGTTTCTATCCAGTGCTGTATATGCTGACGCGTATGGGGCAGGCCCGCGATTGGGGCACAGGCTTGACGCTTAAGGCCAGTCTGCTCGGAAAGATGAGCAAGCTGGAAGTACATCATATCTTTCCCAAGGCTGGACTTTATAAACACGGCTACAAGCGTCCGGAGGTCAATGCATTGGGTAATTTCTGTTTCCTGACCAAAGACACCAATCTCAATATCAGTGATAGACTTCCGGAGGATTACTTCCCGAAGATAGAGGAGGCTCACCCCGGCGCACTTGCGTCGCAGTGGATCCCAATTGACCCTGTGTTATGGAAAATCACGAATTTTCGAGACTTCCTCGAAGCCCGGAAATCGTTGCTTGCAGCTGAAGTCAACATGCGTATGGAAGAACTGTTGCATGGTGACAAACGCTGGCTTGAAGGTCCTGCTGTCCCGGTTCAATCGGTGGTGGACGTTATTGGTGGTATCAGCAGCGAGGAAGAGGAGGCGCAGCTCGGAGAGCTGAACATCTGGATGGAAGACAGAGGCCTGCCGCCTGGCTTTATGGCGTACGACTATGCAGATCCCGACACGGGCGAGCAGAAAGCGATATTTGATTTGGCGTGGCCTAACGGAATCCAAGAGGAACTCACTGAACCAGTCGCTGTGCTGTTGAATGAAGGCTCCGAGACGCTCGCAATCGCGAATCAGGCCAGGTTCCGCTGTTTCATTACCGTTGCGGATTTCAAACTCTACGTGCAGACAGAGGTTTTAATGGAGGAGTTGATTGCGTGATCCCGGTAGGCCAACGCGAATGCGCCACGCAGAACCGCGACACCGCCATGTTTGCGGCAAATGCTCATTCGAATTGCCATCCTGGATACCATAAGGGTAATGAGACCCACGTCCCCAAGCAGGCCTTGACACAGGAATTGCTCATCGGAAAAACCAGACTCATATGAGGTCGTTATGAAGAAGTACTACTTCCTGAAACTCGGCAAGCAGCACACCCACGCAGCAGAATGCTTCGCCGAGGACTTTATTGGCATCGATATGGGTATACGGCAGAATGTGTCGGCCGATCTGTCAGATGACTGGTACGGCTTCAATGAGAAGTATCGCCCTGTATTTCTTGCATCCCACCCCGACCATACCAAGGTAGGTGCAGGGCTTGCATGCGGGGCGATTTGGACGCTGGGAAAGGGGATTCATGAAGGTAACATTGTCCTGTGCAATGACTGGGAGGGCAACTACCAATTCGCTGAAGTGACGGGCTCGTATGAGTACGTCGCCGATGCAGTCCTTCCGCACCGGCGGCGGGTTCAGTGGATTGGTCAGGCCATCACCAAGGATGACATGAGCGAGGCTCTCCGTAAGCCCGTCAGTTTCCCCGGCACTATCTGTGACATCACGCAACATCAGGATGAGATTGAGAGGCTGCTTGCAGGACTCAGTGCGCCAACCTTATCAATAAATGACGAGACCGTTCTGGACCCTGCGGCGTTTGCGATGGAACGGCATCTGGAAGACTTCCTCGTACAGAATTGGGCCCAGACGGAACTTGGGAGAGATTACAACATTTTCGAACAGGATGGGGCCCTGGTTGGTCAGCAGTACCCAACTGATACTGGTCCGCTTGACATCCTTGCCATCAGGAAGGACAAGTCCGAACTTCTGGTAGTCGAGCTCAAGAAAGGCCGCGCCAGCGATGTCGTTGTGGGGCAGGTCCTTCGCTATATGGGATTCGTGCAGGAAGAACTCGCGGAGACCGGGCAGTCTGTCCGCGGTGCCATTATTGCTCTTGAAGACGATAAGCGTATTCGCCGTGCGCTTGCGGTCACACGGAACATCGATTTCTATCGCTATCAGGTGAGCTTCAAACTGGTGAAGGGTTAGCATGGATGCAGTAGGGCAGAGAGAGAAAAAAACGCAGCAGCGGGTTGTCACGTTATTCCGCGACACACTCGGATATGAGTATTTGGGCGACTGGACCGATCGGGAAGGCAATAGCAACATCGAGGCGGAGTACCTGCAGGCGTTTCTCCTGAAGTCCGGGTATGACGAAAACCTGATTAAGCGGGCGCTCTACTCCGTCACAAAGGAAGCCGGTGATACAAGTAAAAGCCTGTATGACCGCAACCACGCTGTCTACGACCTTCTGCGCTACGGCGTGAAGGTGAAGCCCGCCGTCGGTGAACATACCATCGACGTATGGCTTATCGACTGGAAGATCCCGGAGAACAATCATTTCGCAATCGCGGAAGAAGTGACCGTCGAAGCGAAGGACGAGAAGGCCCACAGCAAGCGGCCGGATATCGTGCTTTACATCAACGGTATAGCAATGGGAGTTCTGGAGCTGAAGCGGTCGACTGTATCGGTCGCCGCAGGCATTCGGCAGAACCTCGACAATCAGAAGAAAATATTCATCCAGCACTTTTTCTCGACCATGCAGCTTGTCATGGCGGGCAACGACACCGAGGGACTTCGTTACGGGACGATCGAGACTCCGGAGAAATATTACCAGACATGGAA
Proteins encoded in this region:
- a CDS encoding nucleotide-binding protein; the encoded protein is MSKYATIKCWSLTDAVTDPKIITVKEPSLLLIKKSILKLGYRAFAINEREAIEKQAWYPDFLLGNEVRFYIDGSGVYRLVNCDLTESELYFERLNIPIGHKPWVFYSWQSDYNSSRSAIDEAIKEAINEINKTLNPRQELEIVSATRPEDGAKDIVDAIQDNLNKCMLAVFDITNIAQVVRKPEVKGDADKPKDEAKCYPNPNVVFELSYALAHKNPAQIVLVKKGRKKELKDDRVPFDFEHNRRLDYEKPADLKQKLKGIIVQYFRSVNYIAAE
- a CDS encoding DUF262 domain-containing protein, whose translation is MKISTILDHIDNGHMALPEFQRGYVWNRDQVRSLFDSLYRRHPVGGLLVWATESMTATHRGDGPLAPGVVKLLLDGQQRMTSLYGVVRGTAPKFFDGNSQAFTGLRFHLETETFAFYQPVKMQDDPLWIDVTHLMKKGMIGLGEYVTRLNMLPDLSPKVGGYVARLSRLLGVTDIELHVEEVTGADKTLDVVVDIFNRVNSGGTKLSKGDLALAKICADWPEARDTMKVKLKEWAQVDYHFNLDWLLRSVNTVLTGEAKFQYLHGRSAHEIQDGLKRAIKHIDTNLNLIGGRLGLDHDQVFFGRFGVPVMVRYLDKRNGPMGENERDKLLFWFVQAGMWGRFSGSTESFIDQDLATLEGPDGGLDKLLDQLRLWHGGLRVEPGHFTGWSLGARFYPVLYMLTRMGQARDWGTGLTLKASLLGKMSKLEVHHIFPKAGLYKHGYKRPEVNALGNFCFLTKDTNLNISDRLPEDYFPKIEEAHPGALASQWIPIDPVLWKITNFRDFLEARKSLLAAEVNMRMEELLHGDKRWLEGPAVPVQSVVDVIGGISSEEEEAQLGELNIWMEDRGLPPGFMAYDYADPDTGEQKAIFDLAWPNGIQEELTEPVAVLLNEGSETLAIANQARFRCFITVADFKLYVQTEVLMEELIA
- a CDS encoding endonuclease NucS, whose amino-acid sequence is MKKYYFLKLGKQHTHAAECFAEDFIGIDMGIRQNVSADLSDDWYGFNEKYRPVFLASHPDHTKVGAGLACGAIWTLGKGIHEGNIVLCNDWEGNYQFAEVTGSYEYVADAVLPHRRRVQWIGQAITKDDMSEALRKPVSFPGTICDITQHQDEIERLLAGLSAPTLSINDETVLDPAAFAMERHLEDFLVQNWAQTELGRDYNIFEQDGALVGQQYPTDTGPLDILAIRKDKSELLVVELKKGRASDVVVGQVLRYMGFVQEELAETGQSVRGAIIALEDDKRIRRALAVTRNIDFYRYQVSFKLVKG